Genomic DNA from Equus caballus isolate H_3958 breed thoroughbred chromosome 10, TB-T2T, whole genome shotgun sequence:
aaaacatcGTAGGGTCAATGAatgtttagtgaatgaatgaataaataaaaagttcttAGCACACAGCAGGTGAGTCCTTGAATGAATAGTTGGTGAATATAAAGTTCGGACACATTACACATTCACCCAATGCAGGTCCTTGATCTCTTACCCACAATTCCAAATCTGAAAAGCTTTGAAAACCAAAAGTTTTTTCATGAGTCACTTGGCAGTAACCTTGACCTGAACTGATGAGAGGCTATTCAGGTGTTGCATATGCTATGTGCACtgtgtcaacttttttttttttttttttttttgctgaggaagatttgccctgagctatctaacatctgttgccaatcttcctctatgttttatgTGGGTCGTCaaacagcatagccactgacgagtggtgtaggtctgcacccggaactgaacctgggctgctgaaacggagCGCAGCgaacgtaaccactaggccacaggactgCCCCCTGCCCCGCGTCATGTCaccattttaaaatctgaaaaattcagaATCCCAAGATGCCTCTGGCGCCAAAAGTTTCTGGCAGGGGGCTGTCCACCAATACCTCTTGAACAGGTGAAGGAATGGATGCGTGAATGTTATTGAGCACCATGTCTAGCAGGGGGTGGGTACTTGGTATCATTGTCGGGGAGCCACCCGCTTCCTCTCTGGgcggggaggcaggaggccccGCTCCTCACCTGCGGCAGGATGTGCTGCCTGTGATGCACCCAATTGGCCAGGGAGTCCACCAGCTCGAGCACCGGGATGCCCTCAAAGTCGGCGTTCTCCTCGTACGTGTCGCGCCCGGCGcggccctcctcctcctcgtcgcCCTCCTCCTCGCCAAACTGGTAGAAGCCGAGCGGGCTGATGTGCGTGGCTGCCGAGATGCGGGCGATCTGGGCCCGCAGGTAGTTGGCCTCGTTGCCGGGGAAGGGCGGGTAGCTGATGACCGGCGCGTCCAGGCGGCCGGTGAAGAACTTCTTGATCTTGCGCGCGTGCACGATCTGGGCGGGCGTGACGTGCGGCAGCCGCGTCCACGGCCGGCCTGGCTCGTTGCACACGAAATACAGGAACTTGTTGGTGCCCGAACGGCTCTCCTCCTTGGGGATGACCGGCGGCGGCTTCCACGTGGGCTTGGGGATGACGTCGGTGACCTTCTCCTCGTCCTCCTCGCCCTCCTCCTCGCCGTGCGCCTCCGTGGCCTCGCCGCCCTCCGTcagctcctccacctcctcctcctccacctcctcctcgcCCTCCCGGAACTCCACCTCGGCCACCAGGTAGCTGCCGCTGAGCCCCAGGATCTTGCCCCAGAAGCGGCACGTGCGGATGGGCTGCTGCTCCACCAGCTGCTTCAGCGCCACGAAGATGCGGAAACTCTCGTCTGAGCTCAGGCCCACGCCCGCCTGTTCGAAGTAGAAGGCTGTCTCCATGATGTTGGGCACTGCAGTCTCGGTCTACAGAGACGGGGTGAAGAGCAGAGGGCAGAAGGCTGAagccctgctccctggcctgaCTCTTCCAGAGTCCAGAGAGCGAAACCCCTCTGTAACCCAGCTGGCTTATGAAATCGCTTCTGGCCAGTGAGATGTAGGGGCCAGTCCTAGGGGAGGATGTCCCttgttggaaaagaaaaggcaaaaccacgCTAGGAGAAAACCCTTTGTTCCTTCatccttccctctttttcctgCCTGGAATGGAATGTGATACCTGGAGCTACAGCTGCTGTCTTGGGACCATGAGGCAACACATGTCCTCTACCCTAATGGTGGTGGAGCTGAAAGGTGGAAACTGCGTGGTCCCCCAGGCATCACTGAGCTGCCTTACCTCCCCTGGGCTTCTTGTTCGATGGGACAAAGAAGCCACTTCTAGTCATGTTTTCTGATACCTGCAGCCAAATGCACTCCTAACAGATATCCCAAATCTCATAGCAAATTAAGAGAAAAGGCAAGTTttaactcctagaagaaaatacaggcagtacactctttgacatcggtcttaggagcatgttttcaaataccatgtctactcaggcaagggaaacaaaagaaaaaataaacaaaggagattacatcagactaaagagcttctgcaaggcaaaggagaccgtgaacaaaatgaaaagataacccaccaactgggggaaaatatttgcacatcatatatccaacaaggggttcatctccataatatgtaaagaactcatacaactcaataacaaaaaaatgaacaaccccaTGAAAAAACgggcagagaatatgaatagacatttttccaaagaaaatatacagatggccaacaggcacaggaaaagatgttcaaggtcactaattattagggaaatgcaaatcaaaactacaatgagatatcatcttacacccatcagaatggctataattaacaagatgaaaaataataaatgctagagaggatgtggagaaaagggaaccctcacacactgctggtgggaatgcaaactggtgcagccactatagaaaatagtatggagattccccaaaaaattaaaaatagaaataccatatgacccagctgtcGTAtgactgggtgtttatccaaagaacttgaaatcaacaattccaagagacttatgcacccctatgttcactgcagcattattcacaatagccaagacatagaagtaacccaagtgcccatcacccggtgactggataaagaagatgtggtgtatatacaatggaatactacacagccataaaaaagacaaaatcatcccatttgcaacaacatggatggactttgaattttgttaagcaaaataagccagacagagaaaggcaaacactacatgatttcactcatatgtggaagataaacaaacacatggacaaagagaacagattagtggggaagaaccagaggggaagggggtcggaggaagggaaaaaggggtaaagaggcacatatgtgtgatgacagataaaaactagactactggtggtgagcacgatgcagtctatacagaaactgatatataacaaagtacccctgaaattacacaatgttataaaccaataggACCtcgataaaataaaaaaatgaataaataaaaagaaggagaagaggcaggGCTCGAACCCAGGAATCAGTGACGCTGGAGGATGGCGGTGGTAAGTCCCACCCTCACTGCCTCCCCCTTCACCGTCTGCTTTGTTCAggaagtgagagggagagaggaggcccagaaagagagggagaacaAGGAGAAGAAGCGAGttgagggctggggctggaatACAGTGAAGTCTGGGTCTAGCTGCCCCCACATCCTCATGCCCACAAGGCGGTTCCCAACACTTTTTTGTTTACTCAGCCCAGAAATCTTTATTAAAGACCCAGTGGGTGCCAGCCCTGCTAGGGCAGGCTCTGAGATATACCAGAGAACAAAAGAGATAGGGTCCTTCCTCATGAGATCAGCATGGGGACACACACGGCCCAGACCAAGGAGACCACACGCTCTGTCGCCAGAACTTGAATCAGGATGGAGAGAGTggggtaggcagaataatggccccccccaaaaagatgtccatgtcctaatgcCTGGACCTGTGAGTATGTTCTCCTCCGCGGCAAAAGGGACTTGCAGCTGTGATTAAAGTGAGGGTCTTGAGTTGGCGGGGATGACCCTGGACTGTCGGGGTGGGGTCCCACATCATCACAGGAGTCTTGGTGAGTGAAAGCGGGAGGCAGGAGAGTCTGAGACGATGTGCTGACAGGTGCAGAgatcagaggcagagagagatctGAAGATGCAACGCTGCCTTTGAAAATACAGGAAGGAATGTGcggcctctagaaactggaaaagacaaggagacAAATTCTCCCAGGAGCCTCCATTAGGGAGGCAGCCTGGCTGACAGTGACTTTAGTCTGGCGAGACCCGGTTTGGAATCCCGAACTCCAGAACCGTGAGGTTATACATGATGCTGTCGCAAGTCACTGAggtatggtaatttgttacagcagccatagggaACGAGTGCACGGGCCAACTTCTGCGTGTGGCTGGAAAAGAATCGTGTAAACGTGTCGTGGACGATTAACTGCACATGGAGAGATGCCTGAGGCCagtgagcagagagaaagagaaaatggagggtCAGAGCTGGTGGGCTCAGGTCCAGCTATTCCTGCAGCCCACCCAAGTGCCCTGATTCTGGGAGATGCCTCGTATCTTTCTGATAAATCCTCCCCCTTATTTTAGCGAGCTCTGGCGGGTGTCTGTTATTGGAAACCACATAGTCTTGACTCATATGCCCATTCATCCCCCTTAACTTGGCTCTGGGGAAAAGGCTTGCCTGTGGTCCAAGAAAATGTAtcacaaagaaaaacacatacaCCCACTTAAGTCAGGGGGAAAATCAGATCAAAGAGATGAGTTTCTCATTTAAGGACTGTGGACGGCTTCCAGAAAGAACAATGATCGCCACCAAGCAATTGGAAACTCAAGGTAATAAAAAGTTTCAAGGTGAACACGTTTTCTCCAGTTCCTTTATACGGCCGTTGGAGTCACTGGCCATTTTTCGTGAAAAAGATGAGCATTCTAGAGCTAATACGTGCAATTCCTAACTTTTATTAGGCACGCTAAAGACTATTTGTCTCCCATTTCAAATGTACTGAGACACCTTTCAAAGGGCTACATAAATGATAAAATGGTACAGTACTTTGTTAGGAATGCTATAACGTACCGCGAGAGAGGCGGCTTAAAGCACAGAAATGCATTGTCTCaaggttctggaggccagaggtcgaGATCAAGATGTCGGCAcggttggctccttctgaggtTTGGGAGAACCTGTCCcacgcctctctcctagcttctggtggtttgctgatCATCTGTGGCCTTCCTGGCTCTGTAGCAGCATCACCCCGCTCTGTGCCTTCGTGTTCACGTGgtgttttctctgtgtgtgtgtctgtgtccaaagtTAACCCTTTACGCGGCCACGAGTCTTGTTGAATTAGGGGCCCACCCTCCCCCAGTATaatctcatcttaactaattacacctgcaaCGCCTCTAGTTCCAAACGAGGTCCCATTCTGAAGTCCTGGGGGtgaggacttcaatatatgaatttgcaGGGGGGCCGGGGgcggacacaattcaacccataacagatgGGCAGTGTGAAAATGAACGGTGATGCTTAAATTGTGCCAGCTGATGTAAAAGATTTGGCGACAAGCATACTGAGGTTTCTTTCTAAAGGTATATACTGCATTCccatgttttttttaaagctcagtgTGTTAACACTGAGTTAAAACGAACAATTTATTGCATCTTCTTTCTATGCTTGCTCGAGATACTATTGTTCACAAGTGTTTGAAGTCCCCTCCCCACAGCAGGATTGTACATTCCCACCCCCAGTGAATTCAGGAGTGGCCATGTCACCTGCTCTGACCATTTGAAATGGCAGTGCAAGGGACAGGCGTCACACGCAGGCAGAAGCTGTGAGGACCCACGGGGGGTTGTTAcgccctctttctccttctctgcatcTGTGGAAGCCCATGTCACAAGGGAACCTCCCTCGCCCTGGGTCCTCGAGCGGCTGATGAGCAGAGTCCTCCTGCCAACCCTGGGTGGGCAGGTGGGGTGGGCGGGAAATAAACTGTGTGGTTCTAAGCCACTGAGATTCTTGGGCTGTTTGTCATCTCAGCTTGTCGTGGCACACCCTGACGAAAACTCTGTAGGAGGAGAATGGTTATTTTGAAAGTGGTTCTGGCGGCTTCCCTCAATCTTAAACACCACGCAAAAGCTTGTTTGCCTAATTGACGTAGACATCATTGACGCAGGACGTAGAGTCCAAACCCAATGCCAAGACTCTCCGTCTTGCagccaggaagccaggagggAAGATAAGGGAAGGAGCATAGGAGACTCTCTCTGGGGTGCGTGCCTGGTTCGTGAGCCGATGGCCATCACCCTCTTTCTAGGAAGCTCTCCATCCACATGACAATGGAATGTGTCCTCACCAACCATGTTTAAATAACATCATCCTGTGCTTCCGGCCACTGTTGATGGAGGAAGAGTAGACAGCTACCCTAAAGGGACAGCTCAGACTCGGCTGCCCTCCCCCTGCAATTTGTGACTGGGCAGACAGGAAGGACAGCAGGCATCTCCTTGCCTCCAGATTATTCCCTTGGCACagctgggtttgaacccaggttgGTCAGGCTCCCGTGCCCCTGATCCATAACCTCTCTACTTCCTGTGGCCAGAATCTTTCTTTCTCCCAGTTTCCAGGAAGATCCTATCTATGATTGGGGAGAAAAGATTTCCTAGTGGTAACTGGATggaattttcaaaaagtaaactGGGGAGCTGTGGGGTGACCGTACACTGCCAAGTGGAGGAGGTgggtgaggagagaggagcagaagtGAAATATGAGCACTGGAATCCCTGACTGCCAGCTCAGTCCTGGGCCCAGCCACACCCCAGCCCTTGGGTTCCATGGGGTCAGTCACTCTCAGCTCACTGAGCCAGCACCATCCTCAACCGCTTTCTCCATTGCTGGCCTTCTGCAGGCTGGAGAAGCTCCACGgtcactttcccagcctcccttgcagctggaAATGGCATGAGACCCAATTTGGGCCAATAAGATGCCAGCAGAGGTTTTCTGAGAGGCTTCTGGGGAACTTTTGCGCccctgatttaaaaaaaggagggaggcGGAGACTCACAAGGAAaagctccctccctctctctctccctgtttggGCCACTGGTGTAGGGATATGAtgtctggagctgcagcagccattaTTCGAACGGAGAGCGACAAGCTCAAGGACCAAATGTTGACATGATGAAGAAGGCAGAGCAGAAGGCAGGAAAGAGCCAGATTCTTCACGACCTCATAGAGATGCTGCCCCAACTCTGCCCACTCTTGGGGAAGTGAAGTAATTCTATGTTTTGCTGAACTGCTTGGGCCATTTTAATCCAGCTCTTGCAGCCCAGAGGGAGCCTTACTGACTCCATCGGCCAGAGATAGGGTCTATACCCAGGCTTCTATGATGCTGAAAACCGCTCTCTTGGTTCTGGGGGGGAGGGGAGTCCGgggtgaggggagaagagagTTCTGGGTGTCCCTTCGCTGGGAAGCCACCCTGCCAGCCCTAGGCTGCTTGCACCTGACTATCAGGTGTGAGGAAAACTTCTATCTTGTCTAAGCCACTTGTCTCCATTTCTCTGACATCATCTCCCTGCCTTCAGGTGACCTGGGTTGTGAAACAAGTACAGCAAGGTGTTAGCTTTTGGAACGTGACCCAACAATACTAAAGTTAGTCTAAAATTATCAATGTGAGAATAGTCAGGAACTTTTCAAGACAGAGGCGCAGTGATGGGGAGCCTTATGCTACCAAACAGCCATACTTGCTGTGCAGCCGCTGTACCCATCAAGCTGGAGAATTCTAGGGCTGAAAGCCATCCGCAGAGCAAAGGCACAGcatagagaatccagaaacagacctGACTCCATAGGGGTGGAAATAAATGGTAGAGGTGGCAGTTCAAAGCAGGGGGGAGAGAATGGATTTTTCCAGAAATGTTGGGCATCATGGCTGGCCATtcggaagaaatagaaaaatgagagagatgaGAGCCCTGCCTCCCGTCTGacagaagaataaatacaaaatgcTAAATCACGGATTTCTTTCGAGTCTTTTCCCAGAAATACGCACAGGCCACAAACGCCCACAGTTTGGCCCTTCTGCAAACCTCACAGGAAGAAGTCCAGCTCCGCGCTAAGGGGGCGGGGCCTCAAGGACCGGCCGCTCGAAGGGGGCGGAGCCTCGAGAGAAGCGGGGCTCTAAGGGGGCGGGGCCTCTAGGGCAGAGCGTTCTAAGGAGGCGGGGCCTTCAGTGACTTGGGATAGAGGCGCGTGCGACCTGGAGGTGTAGGGGGAGGCAGCGTGCAGTTCCAAGGGGGTCTCCCAAGGAGAGACCGTTGATCTGAAATTTAAACCACAATCTCAGGTAAAACTGTCCTTCCTGCCTAAGACTTGGATTCCCACCTGCGCTCTGCTCACCCAAGCACTCATTCCTTTGGCAGACTGTCGTTCCCGCGTTCTCTCGCCATCCCACCCCACTGTCGCCAGAATCCTAGAACCTCAGAAGCATAGAAGCGAGcacaggagccagccccgtggccagtgtttaagttcgcttgctcccctatcgcggcccagggtttcgctggttcggatcctgggcgcggacatggcaccgctcatcagcccactttgaggcggcgtcccacatgccacaactagaaggacccacaactagaatatacaactatgtactggggggatttggggagaaaaagcagaaagacaaaaaagaataagattggcaacagttgttagctcaggtgccaatctttaaaaaaaaaaaaaaaaaatgcgagCACAGGCCAACGCATCTGCAGACAGGGCAGAAGTTGCAGCGGGGCCTCTGGAAGTCGTGGTCCTGCCTTCCTAGTCTGGTCTCCGCACTTCCTAGCTGCCTTGCTCTGAGCCGAAGTCCTTCCTCTACagatagaaataataaagagtgCTTGTCTTACAGGATTGTTTCAGGGACGAAACCAGACAGTGCTCCTAAGCTCTTAGCAGGGGGCCTGGAGGTGTCAGAATTATCTTAAACAGACAGTCCTCCGTAAATGCTGCTTGAAGGAGTGAACACTTCGCCCAAATTTTAAGCAGTCGTCCAATTCTGGAAACAGAACCGGGGACATAAATATTCTGAGGATAGTAGAATATTAAAGAGTCACGGGTGGAAGAATTCTTAGCCGGTCCCAACTTacaaaaggggaaactgagtctaGGGGCTAGGGGGCAATTCAGTGTTGAGAGACTATTTTCTGGAGGGAGAGTAAGTGCTGGAAGGAGAGACCAGCCTCCACCTCCACATGGCAGCTGGAGTCAGCTTTCTAAGGCAGAGCGGACTAGCCTTTCCTCTGCCTCAAACCCTTCCACGGCAGTCCACCGGCCTCAGGAGAAAGTCCTAGCCCCTTAGCCTGGCGTTCAAGGCCCTCTGTGATCTGGTCCCAGCCCCCTCCGCCGGGTGCACACTCTAGACTGAAATCATTCATGTTTCTGTGGTGCCCCCCGCTCCCCTTACCTCCAGGCCTCAGCACAGGCTATGCCTAAGGCCGGGCCCCCCTCACCTCGTGCACGCCCCTCCCCACTGGCTCACttaccacctcctcctccatgtCCTGCTCGCCTTCACCGCTGCCGCCCCGGACAAACAGGGCCTTCTGCCTCTCGGCCATCTCGTAGGTGAGCTGCATCTCCGGGTCGTCCCGCAGCGTGTCCAGCTTGGGGTGGAACCACTCCCACTGGGCGGTGCGGTTCAGCGACTCCAGGATGGACAGGGGGTCCTCGGGCCGCTGGTTCAGGATCTTGGTCAGCAGGTTCACAAGGTGCTCGTACCTGCCTCCCGCgggagggagtgggaggcagGGGACATCACTCACTGAGCTCACTGCTGTGTGTCTGGCCCCGTGCctggcactggggacacagtAGAGAAGAGAAAGGGTCCCTGCCCTGGTGGAGCTGACCACCTGATGATGGAGACAGAATTTAACCAAATATGCAAATTACATAGTGTGTCAGGGGGTGCTAATTTCTGTGGAGACAAATAAAGCAGGGAATGGGAATGCCAGGGAGAGGAGAcactttgcaattttaaataagggGGCCAGAGAAAGGCCTCAccaaggtgacatttaagctgagacctgaatgaagtgagCAGGCAAACCACGCTGATACCGGGGAGGGGAAGAGCTTCagtcagagggaacagcaggtgcacaGGCCctgagacattttattttattttattttactttttaaagggtacgtcatttgatttttttttgaagatttttattttttcctttttctccccaaagccccaccccccccaccccggtacatagttgtatactcttcgttgtggatccttctagttgtggcatgtgggacgctgcctcagcgtggtttgatgagcagtgccatgtccgtgcccaggatttgaaccaatgaaacactgggccgcctgcagcggagcacgcgaacttaaccactcggccacggggccagccccgtgagaCATTTTATGAATCAAATATGATCTTAATACCAAAACTCAAGGAAACTAGGGGAAAGAAAAATTCTATGCTAATCTCATTTAGAAATATAGATACTGAAGTCCTGAGCAAGATATTAGCAAAGGACATGCAGCAACTTCTCCAAAGGATGACACACCAGGGTTAAATCAGGCTAATAAGAGGAATGCAAGACTGGACTGATATtaggaaaatagacaaaaatatgaTTCATCATGTTAATATGTTAAAGGAGATCTGtaaagggctggccccgtggccaagtggttaagttcgtgcgctctgcttcagtggcccagggtttcaccggttcggatcctgagcacggacatggcgccgctcgttgggccatgctgaggtggcatcccacatgccacaactagaagggcccacagctaaaaagacacaactatgtactgggaggctttggggagaaaaaagaaaaataaaatcttaaaaaaaaaaaaaaaggagatatgTAAGATCATCTCGACAGGTGCAGAGAAATAGTTTGCTGACATCTAACACCcgttcatgatttttaaaaacctagcaaactaggaatagaaggtaATTTTTTATAATCTTATAAAGGGTAGCCACAAGCAACCTACAGCACACACCAAACATAAAGGAGAAAGATGAATATTTTCCCCTGTGAGATTGGGAGGATGCCTGCTTTCTTGACTTCTGTTTAATACTGCACTGGAGGTCCCAGCCAATGCAATCTGACATGAAAAAGGAAAGTCAAAGGATTGGGGAGGAAGATGCAGAGGACGTGATTGGGTGTGATGTACAAAGGCCTTGAGCTGAGGGTGTGCCCGGCAGGTAGGAAGAACACTGAGGAGGTCAGTGGGGCTGGTGGAGTGAGGGAGACGGGTTGTGGGAGGAGAGCAGGCTGGAGTGATAACAGTATGGCTTCCATTCCCGCaagtcaggcactgtgctgggcacttgaGAGCAATGTTAAATTCTCACCACCATCATACGTCTGAGGAACAATTATGATCCCCACTctccagataaggaaactgaggcttagaaaagttgAGGTCACAGTGGTAgcacagccaggatttgaaatCAAGTTGGTCTGACTTCAAAGCATGTATATCTAACCCTCTGCAGTGTGGAAACCCTTTGGCGGCAGTCTTGGGTGTGGGGGAGGACCATCACTGAATTGGAAGGGTAGGGAGAGGTCAGACTTTGGCCAGGGCTTTTCAATAAAGGACCTTTAAGATCCCAAGGGCCGGAACTGTTGGGAAGAGCTAGAGGTTAATTTGGACTAGACTCTAGGATCTGAGGTAGGAGCTGACTATAGATGAAATTTGGAGAGCGGGCAGGGGCTGAATTATACAGGGCCTTGAAGGCTCTTGTGAGGAGTGTGAACCTTCTGAGGCCACTGGGGAGCCCCGGCAGGCTCTGGCCATGGGAGGGATGGGGTCAGCTTTGTGCTTTAGCAAGACCTGTTacttctccaacctcatctcctcctcttcctcccttagTTCCAGTCAAAccggcctccttgctgttcttcaAACACAGCCAACCTTAAAGCCTTTCAACTTGTTATGTCTTCTACCTGGACCACTTCCTCCAGGGCATCCTCAGCTCCGGCAGGTCCCtgatcaaatgtcacctcctcagaggcaCCTCCCCTGACCTCATGCTATTTAATATGCCCTCCCTATCTCCTCTACCCTGCTTATTTTCACCTtagctcttttatttatttattgttttgaggaagatcagccctgagctaactgctgccaatcctcctttttttgctaagactggccctgagctaacatctgtgcccatcttcctctactttatacgtgggacgcctaccacagcatggcttgccaagtggtgccatgtctacacccagcatctgaaccagcaaaccccaggccaccgaagcagaacatgcacacttaagcgctgcgccaccaggccggcccctaccttAGCTCttatcatttattatatttattgtccATTCTCCCATTAGAATGTGAGCTTCGCGAGGAGGTAATGGGGGCAGAGAGGTGTATTATGACTGTGCTAAGTGGCCTTGGCAAGTGCCTTCCCCAGGCAGGAGGGTTTAGTGGATAACGGTCTCAGGGAGCAAATTACTTGTGccagaatcctggctctgcctcatCCTAGTTGTGTTATCTTGGATACGGGACCTACTTTCTGTCtgggtttccttctctgtaaaatagggCAGGAGATGTGCTAATCTCAGCCGTGAGAACTAGATGTTACTGTGTGAAGTGCTGGCACAATGTCTGGTAAGTCAATGCTCGCTGTTGGTAGCATTTACTCCCTGACTCCTGGGCTGTGAGACGCCCCGAGTGGTCGCTGGTTCTCCATGAGGGGCGATCCCCTGTCTGCCTGATGAGACCCCAGAGCCTGAGACAGGGtcccacgccccccacccctccaggccCCCTCTCACAGGCTGAGGTTGCAATTGACGCTGGTCTGCAGCAGGTAGGCCTTGGCGTTCTGCACTGCCAGCTCCCGAGGCTCGGGCTCGGGCACCTGCATACTGAAGGACATGAAGCCCAGCTCAGAGGGTGAGAACTGGAGGGCAGGGTCATCTCTCATGTAGGGCCCGTGCTGGGCGCTCGCGCTGAACTGCAGGTCTTCTCTCTGGTACATGCTGAACTGGCCCAGGAGGTCGGGCCGGGGCTCCTGGTAGGCAGACTCCAGTTCTTGGAAGACGTTGCCTCGGCCATGCTGT
This window encodes:
- the RSPH6A gene encoding radial spoke head protein 6 homolog A isoform X1, translating into MGDPPPAPDPSAPQPSSRRSSQVSEQRSQERAQLPPAVPDGVQQMPLDAQVLRSSQEILESQANLQSWSQGASLSPYEQLAMFQAEEAQLGGMEYPSLNTGFPSEFLPQPYLDGGGIQVPGNASLMQQLQHGRGNVFQELESAYQEPRPDLLGQFSMYQREDLQFSASAQHGPYMRDDPALQFSPSELGFMSFSMQVPEPEPRELAVQNAKAYLLQTSVNCNLSLYEHLVNLLTKILNQRPEDPLSILESLNRTAQWEWFHPKLDTLRDDPEMQLTYEMAERQKALFVRGGSGEGEQDMEEEVTETAVPNIMETAFYFEQAGVGLSSDESFRIFVALKQLVEQQPIRTCRFWGKILGLSGSYLVAEVEFREGEEEVEEEEVEELTEGGEATEAHGEEEGEEDEEKVTDVIPKPTWKPPPVIPKEESRSGTNKFLYFVCNEPGRPWTRLPHVTPAQIVHARKIKKFFTGRLDAPVISYPPFPGNEANYLRAQIARISAATHISPLGFYQFGEEEGDEEEEGRAGRDTYEENADFEGIPVLELVDSLANWVHHRQHILPQGRCTWVNPLQKTEEEEELGEEEEKADEGVEEVEQEIGPPLLTPLSEDAEILHTSPWTTRLSCSLCPQYSVAVVRSNLWPGAYAYAIGKKFENIYIGWGHKYSPENFNPSLPGPIQHEYPSGPEIMEMSDPTVEEEQALKAAQEHALATAEEEEEEEDEDEDEDADD
- the RSPH6A gene encoding radial spoke head protein 6 homolog A isoform X2 — translated: MGDPPPAPDPSAPQPSSRRSSQVSEQRSQERAQLPPAVPDGVQQMPLDAQVLRSSQEILESQANLQSWSQGASLSPYEQLAMFQAEEAQLGGMEYPSLNTGFPSEFLPQPYLDGGGIQVPGNASLMQQLQHGRGNVFQELESAYQEPRPDLLGQFSMYQREDLQFSASAQHGPYMRDDPALQFSPSELGFMSFSMQVPEPEPRELAVQNAKAYLLQTSVNCNLSLYEHLVNLLTKILNQRPEDPLSILESLNRTAQWEWFHPKLDTLRDDPEMQLTYEMAERQKALFVRGGSGEGEQDMEEEVTETAVPNIMETAFYFEQAGVGLSSDESFRIFVALKQLVEQQPIRTCRFWGKILGLSGSYLVAEVEFREGEEEVEEEEVEELTEGGEATEAHGEEEGEEDEEKVTDVIPKPTWKPPPVIPKEESRSGTNKFLYFVCNEPGRPWTRLPHVTPAQIVHARKIKKFFTGRLDAPVISYPPFPGNEANYLRAQIARISAATHISPLGFYQFGEEEGDEEEEGRAGRDTYEENADFEGIPVLELVDSLANWVHHRQHILPQGRCTWVNPLQKTEEEEELGEEEEKADEGVEEVEQEIGPPLLTPLSEDAEILHTSPWTTRLSCSLCPQYSVAVVRSNLWPGAYAYAIGKMNLRCIGYDGSQPGCDFMSS